The Lentzea guizhouensis genome contains a region encoding:
- a CDS encoding Lrp/AsnC family transcriptional regulator encodes MDDVDRMLLAELQRDATQAYAALGKAVGLSAGAAHERVRKLRDQGVIRRTTVDVDPAAVGRGVMAYVLVEANAWMGDAPTREALEALPEVVEAHVIAGPAALLVKVRTPTTEELQASLRRLYGVDGVTGTQTIVVLESFFERPVDPG; translated from the coding sequence GTGGATGACGTAGATCGCATGTTGCTCGCGGAGCTGCAGCGCGACGCGACCCAGGCGTACGCCGCGCTCGGCAAGGCCGTCGGGCTGTCCGCGGGTGCCGCGCACGAACGGGTCCGCAAGCTGCGCGACCAGGGCGTCATCCGGCGCACGACCGTGGACGTCGACCCGGCGGCCGTCGGTCGCGGTGTGATGGCGTACGTGCTGGTCGAGGCCAACGCGTGGATGGGCGACGCGCCGACCCGCGAGGCGTTGGAGGCACTGCCGGAGGTTGTGGAGGCACACGTCATCGCGGGCCCGGCGGCGTTGCTCGTGAAGGTGCGCACGCCGACCACCGAAGAGCTGCAGGCGTCACTGCGCAGGCTGTACGGCGTCGACGGCGTGACCGGGACGCAGACGATCGTGGTGCTGGAGTCGTTCTTCGAACGGCCCGTCGACCCCGGTTAG
- a CDS encoding sulfatase-like hydrolase/transferase, translated as MKTLLRRTATLLAGLFVLFVLIAPSDLEKFTFEAFLRVPLEGLVGVLLLVAVPDRFRRPAAIALGVALGVFTVVKIMDIGFDMVLYRPFDLVLDWPLLVPALDFVDVTFGRFASVLAVVLTVALVVGIVFLAAVSVQRLGSVAAGRRPVTVRVVALAAVACVSLAVPGIPVYSDAAATSVADHARRFQAGLRDQEVFAAEASVDAFRGHPGLLSALQGKDVVFTFVESYGKSALEMPDVAAKLADGDARLKARGYAAKSAYLTSPTAGGGSWMAQATLLSGLWIDNQQRYRNLVASDRLTLPRAFREASWRSVGVVPGITQAWPEGDFFHYDEIYAAQDLGYAGPRFGYATTPDQFTLESFQRNERAKQHGPVMAAIPMVSSHAPWSPTPDFVDWDELGDGSIYATMPASNDPPESIFGRDPAAVRADYAHSVSYSLESVMSYLERYGDENLVFVFLGDHQPAQMVTGEGASKDVPITVVAKDPAVLHRIEGWKWDDGLKPGASAPVSRMSDFRDQFLSAFSPPKP; from the coding sequence GTGAAGACGTTGTTGCGGCGGACGGCCACGCTCCTGGCGGGACTGTTCGTGTTGTTCGTGCTCATCGCACCGAGCGACCTGGAGAAGTTCACGTTCGAGGCGTTCCTGCGGGTGCCGCTCGAAGGCCTGGTCGGCGTGCTGCTGCTGGTGGCGGTGCCGGACCGCTTCCGCAGGCCTGCCGCCATCGCGCTCGGGGTGGCGCTGGGCGTCTTCACGGTCGTGAAGATCATGGACATCGGCTTCGACATGGTGCTGTACCGGCCTTTCGACCTGGTGCTCGACTGGCCGCTGCTGGTGCCCGCGCTCGACTTCGTGGACGTGACGTTCGGCCGCTTCGCCTCGGTGCTGGCCGTGGTGCTCACGGTCGCGCTGGTCGTCGGGATCGTGTTCCTGGCGGCGGTGTCGGTGCAGCGCCTGGGTTCTGTCGCGGCGGGACGGCGCCCGGTCACCGTCCGGGTCGTGGCGCTGGCCGCCGTGGCCTGCGTTTCCCTTGCCGTGCCGGGAATCCCGGTCTACTCCGACGCGGCGGCGACCTCGGTGGCCGACCACGCGCGGCGGTTCCAGGCGGGGCTGCGCGACCAGGAGGTGTTCGCGGCGGAGGCCTCGGTCGACGCGTTCCGCGGGCATCCGGGGCTGCTGTCGGCGTTGCAGGGCAAGGACGTCGTGTTCACGTTCGTGGAGAGCTACGGCAAGTCGGCGCTGGAGATGCCGGACGTGGCCGCGAAGCTCGCGGACGGCGACGCCCGGCTGAAGGCACGCGGCTACGCGGCGAAGTCGGCGTACCTGACCTCACCGACGGCCGGCGGCGGCAGCTGGATGGCGCAGGCGACCTTGTTGTCCGGCCTGTGGATCGACAACCAGCAGCGCTACCGCAACCTCGTGGCGAGCGACCGGCTCACGCTGCCGCGCGCGTTCCGCGAGGCGTCGTGGCGTTCGGTCGGGGTCGTGCCCGGCATCACGCAGGCGTGGCCGGAGGGCGACTTCTTCCACTACGACGAGATCTACGCCGCGCAGGACCTCGGCTACGCCGGCCCGCGGTTCGGTTACGCGACGACACCCGACCAGTTCACGCTGGAGTCGTTCCAACGCAACGAACGCGCGAAACAGCACGGCCCCGTCATGGCCGCGATCCCGATGGTGTCCTCGCACGCGCCGTGGTCGCCCACGCCCGACTTCGTCGACTGGGACGAGCTCGGCGACGGCTCGATCTACGCGACCATGCCCGCCTCGAACGACCCGCCGGAGTCCATCTTCGGCCGCGACCCGGCCGCGGTGCGCGCCGACTACGCGCACTCGGTGTCCTACTCGCTGGAGTCGGTCATGTCGTACCTCGAACGGTACGGCGACGAGAACCTGGTCTTCGTGTTCCTCGGCGACCACCAGCCGGCGCAGATGGTGACCGGCGAGGGTGCCTCGAAGGACGTGCCGATCACCGTCGTGGCCAAGGATCCGGCTGTGCTGCACCGGATCGAGGGCTGGAAGTGGGACGACGGGCTCAAGCCGGGGGCGTCCGCGCCGGTGTCGCGGATGAGCGACTTCCGCGACCAGTTCCTGTCGGCGTTCTCACCGCCGAAGCCCTAA